The following coding sequences are from one Leptospira stimsonii window:
- a CDS encoding ankyrin repeat domain-containing protein yields MQRISFKFSNLLSSFQNTFRCKNCLVFFLHLCFPILTLNVCSATVGELIQKGKTEEVIVFLDKDSDWNQREECESPLSIASRYQKTEILKILLQKGADPNYRSKGCPQESLLIIDGVLISKDYFFTATHTPLSHSPNKEVAEILIDAGAKPNIGGYRQDQPSGQGLAYYQSPLLIAILERKYELAKYLIQKGASTEIFNPLTGENELELWFSSVGIRSQKDRKFYQYLRSLGLKKIKLPSRIKPENDDQTLSYVHLVTKSETKRSIASLRENETFETDLVYSDPDQKYFHSSEFTRKETGQNLYEWILQRRLLSKKR; encoded by the coding sequence ATGCAAAGAATCAGTTTCAAATTTTCTAATTTACTTTCGTCATTTCAAAATACGTTTCGGTGTAAAAATTGTCTCGTTTTCTTTCTTCATCTTTGTTTTCCCATTCTTACTTTGAATGTTTGCTCCGCAACCGTTGGAGAACTGATACAAAAAGGCAAAACGGAAGAAGTCATCGTATTTCTGGATAAAGATTCCGATTGGAATCAAAGGGAAGAATGTGAATCTCCTCTTTCCATCGCATCACGTTACCAAAAAACGGAAATCCTAAAAATTCTTCTTCAGAAAGGCGCCGATCCCAATTACCGCTCGAAAGGATGTCCCCAAGAATCACTATTGATTATAGATGGCGTTTTGATTTCAAAGGACTATTTTTTTACGGCAACCCATACACCACTCAGTCACTCCCCGAACAAGGAAGTCGCGGAAATCTTAATAGACGCCGGTGCAAAACCGAATATCGGCGGCTATAGACAGGACCAACCCTCCGGCCAGGGTCTTGCGTACTATCAATCTCCGCTTCTCATCGCGATTCTCGAAAGAAAATATGAACTCGCAAAATACTTGATTCAAAAAGGAGCATCGACCGAGATTTTCAATCCGCTAACAGGGGAGAATGAACTTGAACTTTGGTTTTCAAGCGTGGGAATCCGTTCTCAAAAAGATCGCAAATTCTATCAATATCTAAGATCACTTGGTCTTAAAAAAATAAAACTCCCTTCTCGGATTAAGCCCGAAAACGATGATCAAACGTTATCTTACGTTCATCTCGTTACAAAAAGCGAAACAAAAAGATCCATCGCAAGCCTTCGAGAGAACGAAACGTTCGAAACGGACCTTGTCTACTCCGACCCGGACCAAAAATACTTTCACAGTTCCGAATTTACCAGGAAGGAAACTGGTCAAAATCTCTACGAATGGATCCTGCAAAGAAGACTTCTCTCCAAGAAACGTTAG
- a CDS encoding methyl-accepting chemotaxis protein: MGTESQSKKSSIHQIWNDGAVVINRIRLGLVILFSLTLISVSKTNHPTQVIAHIIGTALMASYCILEFILHRSGKVGVRFQKTLVLLDVNILTLTLIADCSIEPAVSSGILANMLIFFIYFYVMIYSSFLGQRGFVLLVGVFSALGIAASIFVAWKGGMVLTENPELAKIPGHMIFSVQIVKITFVFTASVILAQLMSLFAKLTDEGSRLYEDSQIILSNLKEDRMKLENSAESLENSIRKFADFINRTGQKMESQAAALEEVNAVLEELSASSTNTAHSIETQNKSLLELANDSEKLGEILKNSASLSEALAVFAKENKVDMENVMIAAEKTKSYLVDITNSFNRVDEINRIMSEIADKTNLLALNASIEAARAGAAGRGFAVVANEVSKLAEFTSGNAKSISEIVNQSRKFIEEARIASTETGDMTENQKMKILDTVERIDKMNVFYLEQKSIIQKFVSEVNRIKTTSEEILRSTKEQMLGQEEMVQTMGHLGTEINAINDDSGMLQEEISKIKMQASELRVLSVQNADG, translated from the coding sequence ATGGGGACTGAGTCTCAATCCAAAAAATCTTCGATTCATCAGATCTGGAACGATGGGGCAGTCGTAATCAATCGGATTCGACTTGGTCTGGTGATTCTTTTCAGTCTCACTCTCATCAGCGTTTCAAAAACAAATCATCCTACACAAGTAATCGCGCACATTATCGGTACGGCGCTTATGGCGAGTTATTGTATCTTGGAATTCATTCTTCATCGATCCGGCAAAGTAGGAGTTCGATTTCAAAAAACGTTGGTTCTTTTGGATGTCAATATTCTTACCCTTACGCTCATAGCAGATTGTTCGATCGAGCCGGCCGTATCTTCCGGGATTTTAGCGAATATGCTGATCTTCTTTATTTACTTTTATGTAATGATTTATTCTTCATTTTTAGGTCAGAGGGGCTTTGTTCTTTTGGTAGGAGTTTTCTCTGCTCTTGGAATTGCGGCTTCCATCTTTGTCGCATGGAAGGGAGGAATGGTCCTGACGGAAAATCCGGAACTCGCAAAAATTCCGGGTCATATGATTTTTTCGGTTCAGATCGTAAAGATAACCTTTGTCTTTACTGCAAGTGTGATCTTAGCACAATTGATGAGCTTATTTGCAAAGCTTACAGACGAAGGATCCAGACTGTACGAAGATTCTCAAATCATTCTTTCCAATCTCAAAGAGGATCGGATGAAACTGGAAAACTCCGCCGAAAGTTTGGAGAATTCCATTCGAAAGTTCGCGGACTTTATCAATCGTACCGGTCAAAAGATGGAATCCCAAGCGGCCGCACTGGAAGAAGTGAATGCTGTTCTCGAGGAATTATCCGCGTCTTCGACTAACACCGCGCATTCGATCGAAACTCAAAACAAAAGCCTCTTAGAACTCGCAAACGATTCCGAAAAATTAGGAGAAATTCTAAAAAACAGCGCTTCCCTGAGCGAGGCGCTCGCCGTATTCGCTAAAGAAAATAAAGTCGATATGGAAAACGTGATGATCGCCGCCGAAAAAACGAAATCCTACCTTGTAGACATCACGAATTCTTTCAACAGAGTCGACGAAATCAATCGGATCATGAGCGAGATTGCGGATAAAACCAATCTTTTGGCGCTCAACGCCTCGATCGAGGCGGCTCGCGCGGGAGCGGCAGGACGTGGATTTGCAGTCGTGGCGAACGAGGTAAGCAAACTCGCAGAGTTTACTTCCGGAAACGCGAAGTCCATTTCTGAAATCGTAAACCAGTCGCGCAAATTTATCGAAGAAGCGCGGATCGCGTCTACGGAAACGGGCGATATGACCGAAAATCAAAAAATGAAAATTTTGGATACGGTCGAAAGAATCGATAAAATGAATGTCTTTTATCTGGAACAAAAATCGATCATTCAAAAATTCGTTTCCGAAGTGAATCGAATCAAAACGACTTCGGAAGAGATTCTACGCTCTACAAAGGAACAGATGTTGGGTCAGGAAGAAATGGTCCAAACGATGGGGCATCTCGGAACGGAAATCAATGCTATCAACGACGATTCCGGAATGTTGCAAGAGGAAATCTCTAAAATTAAGATGCAAGCTTCCGAGTTGAGAGTATTGAGCGTACAAAATGCAGATGGTTAA
- a CDS encoding phosphoesterase, with the protein MVFKKRMDPKVWFRILGFLLFLGVGHFFISWILRSPLRSERMIPFQGNFIHSPYSKTEQRWLKTAIHLHSDRDGFSPFRSSPKEIQDRYLEKKYDLIAITDYLKVSGVESGDKKFLPGYEWGRDFNRKHLLALGAEAAIFDYFPIYATIGNLQWTIEQMQKEGSFVVVSHPVLEGSISYRDIERLRNVDAVEVFSPFGDSFSEWIRLLDQGYPILATSGDDLHYFPGELIRAMKLPLYERIFHELTFSNQNEGDAFTRYILLNTDSTEPKEIIQNLKIGNYISVIKLVEYMDDPKISDLRLEGEKIVAEFPEKFLKLEFIGKGGRVLKEEFQAIRGDYVFDSKDEYVILKATFPSGYLFSNPFFRVISPEEGKKK; encoded by the coding sequence ATGGTTTTCAAAAAAAGAATGGATCCTAAGGTCTGGTTTCGAATTCTTGGATTCCTTTTGTTCCTAGGCGTCGGGCATTTTTTCATTTCTTGGATCTTACGTAGTCCACTGAGGTCCGAAAGGATGATTCCCTTTCAAGGAAATTTCATTCATTCTCCCTATTCAAAAACAGAACAACGGTGGTTGAAAACGGCGATTCATCTTCATTCCGATCGAGACGGATTCTCTCCGTTTCGAAGTAGTCCGAAGGAGATTCAGGACCGTTATCTTGAAAAGAAATACGATCTGATCGCAATCACAGATTATCTCAAAGTAAGCGGAGTGGAATCCGGCGACAAAAAATTTCTTCCCGGTTACGAATGGGGCCGGGATTTTAATCGAAAGCATTTACTTGCGTTAGGCGCGGAGGCGGCGATTTTCGATTACTTCCCGATTTACGCAACGATCGGAAATCTTCAATGGACGATCGAGCAAATGCAAAAGGAAGGATCGTTTGTGGTCGTTTCTCATCCCGTTCTCGAGGGTTCGATCTCCTACCGGGATATTGAACGACTCAGAAACGTAGACGCGGTCGAAGTATTTTCCCCGTTTGGAGATTCTTTCTCGGAATGGATTCGTCTTCTCGATCAAGGATATCCGATTTTAGCGACGAGTGGAGACGACCTTCATTACTTTCCGGGTGAGCTGATTCGTGCTATGAAACTTCCCTTGTATGAAAGGATCTTTCATGAGTTGACTTTTTCCAATCAAAACGAAGGAGATGCATTCACTCGCTATATTCTTTTGAATACCGATTCCACTGAACCGAAAGAAATCATCCAGAATCTTAAGATTGGAAATTACATTTCCGTAATAAAGCTTGTGGAATACATGGATGATCCGAAAATTTCCGACCTAAGATTGGAAGGCGAAAAAATTGTCGCGGAGTTTCCTGAAAAATTCTTAAAACTGGAATTCATCGGGAAAGGTGGAAGAGTTTTAAAAGAAGAATTCCAGGCCATACGCGGGGATTACGTTTTCGATTCGAAAGACGAATATGTAATCCTGAAGGCGACTTTTCCGTCCGGTTATCTGTTCTCCAATCCGTTTTTCCGAGTAATCTCTCCAGAAGAAGGGAAGAAAAAGTAA
- a CDS encoding FecR domain-containing protein: protein MTFRNTGFFICVFSLLFAFPLFTQTLPSTSDDKTLEEYKVKKNDSLTKIAKEVLNDPGKWKEFLKYNQIQNPSLIKEGMVLKVPSHLRKIVEPEAQPIASLEIFFGVVEYAMKTKEDGPSIWKSVSKNQILREGETLKTGNKSGASLAFLENETKVKIYEKSSFSVSKKGSPEIFLERGQLQADVKSSLLKNKKNATAQKLVINTPVAVVGVRGTKFYVGSEEDQRTDVGCFEGVVNVEGAGKGVDVKAGFGTYVEKGKPPVEPFPIPNKIQIDKEFQSK, encoded by the coding sequence ATGACTTTTCGGAACACCGGATTCTTCATTTGTGTTTTCTCTCTCTTGTTCGCCTTTCCCCTTTTTACGCAGACTCTGCCGTCGACTTCGGACGACAAAACTCTGGAAGAATACAAGGTCAAAAAAAATGATTCTCTAACAAAGATTGCAAAAGAAGTCCTGAATGATCCGGGAAAGTGGAAAGAATTCTTAAAATACAATCAGATACAAAATCCTTCCTTAATCAAAGAAGGAATGGTTTTGAAAGTTCCCTCCCACCTGAGAAAAATCGTGGAGCCGGAAGCACAACCGATCGCTTCTTTGGAAATATTTTTCGGAGTTGTGGAATACGCGATGAAGACAAAAGAAGACGGTCCTTCGATTTGGAAATCCGTATCCAAAAATCAAATTCTTAGGGAAGGAGAAACGTTGAAAACGGGAAACAAATCCGGTGCTTCTTTAGCATTTTTGGAAAATGAAACGAAAGTGAAAATTTATGAGAAATCCAGCTTCTCCGTATCGAAAAAGGGATCTCCTGAAATCTTTTTAGAAAGAGGTCAACTTCAAGCGGACGTGAAATCGTCGCTCCTAAAAAATAAGAAGAATGCGACCGCGCAAAAACTTGTAATCAATACTCCCGTTGCTGTCGTCGGTGTAAGAGGAACGAAGTTCTATGTAGGAAGCGAAGAAGACCAACGAACCGATGTCGGTTGTTTCGAAGGGGTTGTCAATGTGGAAGGCGCCGGTAAAGGCGTGGATGTCAAAGCAGGTTTTGGAACGTACGTGGAAAAAGGAAAACCACCGGTGGAGCCGTTTCCAATTCCAAATAAGATTCAGATTGATAAGGAATTTCAGTCCAAATGA